A region of the Struthio camelus isolate bStrCam1 chromosome 4, bStrCam1.hap1, whole genome shotgun sequence genome:
ATAAGTCCTGCTACATTATAGCTCACATTGGAGCCGAACTCCTCCTTTAGAAGACATGAACTGGTGACCTAGCTAATTTGTATAAACTGTATTTATCACAGCAGGTGCAGAAGTGTAGCAGATTCAGCCAAAAATTCTTCCCCCTAAGTCAGCCTTCCTCAGCTTATTAAGTTCCTCTAGCCAATATTTAGagacttttaaagtatttttctgaaatcttAAACTGATAGACGATATATCATCTTAGCACACTGACACTGTGACTAGATTTCTTAATATGCTGACTATAAAAGGTAAaccttttaaatataattaaatataatttgagGCATGTAGTCTAGGTAGCTAGACAGTATCAGTTAGTCCCTGTAATACAGATTAATCCAATTTCTTATCTTTTCTCCTCCCCTATTAAcgcatagatttttttcttgtataatgAGAGGTGATCAATAGTTTATGCCCCTGGAGATCTATGGTTTCAGTAGTGTATAGTTCTATTTAATACACTTGTCTTTGTATAACTCACTGTAAAGCAGCCAACTACTTGTAGTTAATTATGGGAAACTAGAATTCAGGCATTTATTGGCACATattacttaaaatttttttttttttgaatgtgattaaaaaacagtgggggggggggggagtgtgggAAGCATTTCTTCGGGAAGAGGGTACTGTGAAAAGGTTTAACAGTTAACAACACCAAAATGCAGAATatatttctaaggaaaaagaGTTTCATAAACCaattatagtaaaaaaaaaaaaaaaaaaaatttgctccttttcctttcaggaaaagctCTTGATCGAGCTGTAAGTTATGGTACCTGTACTACAGAGTATAATGCTAACTGGGTACAAAATGTCACTTGAAAGAGATCATATAAACAACTGTGGAATACATCCCATGGCAGGCACCATCTATTCTTAGAGAACAGGAATATATACAGTTTATAGCAGTGAATTCTTGAAGAATTTGAAGTACACTAGAATTGATCTAgttcagtgttttttaaatacagcactgAATACAAATATTCAGATCAGACTTTTCATCAGTTTAGAAAGTTACTTGTAGAGCTGATTAGCtgaattatagatttttttttcccaatataaGAAGCCAGCGTATTGGATTTTTGAGTTGTGCTGCACCCCTAGTTTTTACCCGCAATGAAGTACTCTTGTATTTGGCAGTATTGAGTGGCCAAATATAGGCTtctaaagcaaaggaaaataatacagCCCGCAAACTGCCCTAAGGTTCTGTCGTATCTGCAGAACTAAATATATTTTGGAGAGTAAGGTATTTCCCTCAGATTTTCAGCTCTAATCTCCCTCTAGAGACAAACCTTAGCAACTGATCTGGGGTTCTCACTCAGGCCAAACTGGCCTTTTTAGATGCCTATGCAAAGATGCCTGCAGTGAAGTGCTTCAGCTCAGAAatgagggaaggtgaggaggtgtgaAACTAAGCCcgctcttcctctgtccctgcAGTACCACAAAAACCGCAGCTTCTGTTAATGATGCTGGTGGGAAATCATCTGCATGTTTGTGGAAAGGGTGTAGTAGGATCCTTTCTCCCAGGCGCTGTCCTGGCAGTAGCCACGTTTCATTAGCTCTGCCAAACCTCTCCGTACTTTTTGTGAAGTATCCCCTTCTTAGAGTCTCCCCATTGTCCCTGCTTCGTGCTTACCGACTGCCGTACAGACACTCCTACTCACTTGGGCAGCTAAATCTCTAAGGCTGTTTTGAAAATTCAGAGCTACATTCACCTTCCTATTTCCCCTCTTTCCCACCCCCAACAAAAATGGGGTTAATAATGATTAAACTAAAAATTATATACAATTTAGGTAGGTTAGGCCATGTGCTTGAGTGAGgcattcaaatatttttgtaatgtggCTATACATGGTCAGAAGTTATAAAACAGTGACACATGTTTCAGAGAGCACTGAAATATGCTTAAAAATCATGGAAATATGACAGCTACAGCCCTCATATTGCATTTAGTGAGAAGTTTCCATTTACTACCAAGTTACTATTACTTTGGAAGCGGTTTTAATCATTAAAGCTGATTTGATTGGCAATGTCAACATTGAATCTTGTTGAATAAACAGTATGGCACATTTTGCTAATTAAttggaaaaagctgaagaaaagattaagaaaaagcaatcagacttttaaaaaagtcTTCGTATAATCTTCAAAGCACTATTTAACAAACTGTTTCTTTCACCAACTTGCTCCTTTTTTGGTTGCAAATACAATACTACTAACTGTCAGTTAAATTTTTGTACTAATCTGGAATACAGAGTTATTCAGTGAAGTCATGTATGCTCTGAATGACTGGTGGAGGCAGTGAAGAGAATTGTTAAAGCAGAAAAGTAATTTGGCAGAGTGGCTGCTATAAACTCTTCAGTGCATGCTTATTATTGTTGAAACAGTTTTTCGAACCTACAAATTACAAAGCTATGGAATATACATTTGCATCATTTTATATAAACTGCTGTAATTCTAGTCACCAAATTGCAGATCTGCATAAAGCACTAAAGAGGGCATAAGAGAAGAAAGTTGAATGACAACCAATTTATATGCAGTTTTATTCCTGGACACCACTTTGCCCACACAACATATGTTTTGCGCTGAATTTAGAGGAACGCTCATGTCCGTGGTGATGCACTAGTCTAACACAACACAATCACTGGTCCAGATATCGAAGCTATAcagtttgaaagaaacaaaagagaatgaaaagaaagacaaagcctTACTGCTTGCaagtaaaacaacaacagcatATATGTACTTTGAATGGCATAGTTACCGACGTGGTTCATTAGGTATGCATAAAGGCAGTAAATACTACAGATACCATGTTGCAGTGTGGAACACCTGATCACACATGAACAAGTagtaggaaaacaacaaaaaagtaaaaaaccccAAATTCCATATGTTTGAAGCATAAGATACTCCCAAGTTATTCTGCGTGTTGTAACAAAAAGCAGTTACTTTTgtttatttagggaaaaaaaaccacactcaaAACAAATAATTCAGTTAGGAATGAGAAGACAACGAGGCAGATCTCCAGTGAGGCTCAAGGGGCTACCTGAAGCAAGGCCCTTGGTACCACAGCTGTAATATTCCACAAGCCCGATTCCCAACAGAGCCATGTGAGCCTAAGACAAGAGTAGAGCTGCAGTTAAACACTTTGCTGCATACTTTATTCCACCCAAACATTCCCATGTTTGGGAACATACCCAGCCAGGGGGAAGGCTTCTTAAAAGCTGTTAACTGAGTAATACATAaactataaattaaaaaacagtCCCATGAACTGATATGtatagttcatttaaaaaaaaaaatcccagcaatgTGTTGTGGCATTAATAACTAAGTGCAGCAGCTAAAAGTTAATTTTAGTAGAGACAGATTGCTTATTGCAGAACTCTGTTATTAGTGTAGCATATTTCAATCTGGCTACTAAGAAATAAGGGCTTCCACTGTCAGGTTTTAACTTAACTGATTTCAGCAACAGTTCAACCTGTTCCTCACTGAAATCCTATTATGCTTTTCCAGTAAGGTGTTAAGGCAACAACTCAGACTATTTATGGAGCTAGTCATTCTTAAAATACACTCTGGAGTAAGTGGCTATTCCTTTAATCTGTGACCTTAAAATTCAACAAGAGTTGATGTTTTGTTGCTCTTATGTACTCAGCAGTCACCCATCTAAACGGACTGTTGCTGTACCATTTGATCACGTTACACCTAAATATGGCAGTAGCTAGTTCACTGGGGACACAGACCATGAATTCACCTGTACTAAATTGTcacccagtgccccccagtgagGGGTTATTAATTAAgaatatttcttgaaaaaaacTCAGCTAGATTAAACTCAGAAAGATTAAAAGCATGGTGAGGACtgggaaagagagcagaagattacTGACGGCAGCCGAAATGGAACTCTTTTAAGCCAGGTAAAAGTTGTAACAGTGACCAAAAAGGAAAGAACGAGTTTCTCTGTGAAGTTTCTTCATATCAGACATCACAGAATAGCCCAGGGCATAACCTTCTGCCCAAGACAAGGCATGGCCATGAGCTAAAAGCCCACAGGCAGCCAGGGAAGCAGATTCCCATGGCTTTAGGTCCACCACGAGGCTGtgcttccctcacctcccacccTTGATTTCTGCTTCCTAACAATGCAGCTGCTTTGTAGCCTTTTAAAAGCCATTAGAAAAGTGAAAGCATAAAACTAATAATCATTAGCAAACATCAGGAAACAGGCGTGCTCCATTCAGGATGGAGACATGACCTTTGTAAATGACAAAATGTCAAACAGAACTTTCTAGATTGCTTAGAAACACATCGTTAGTCCTTGTCACACTGGGACTTAGCTTATTGTGGAAGTCATTAGTTTCTTTTCAGATTCTCGGGAGAATTTCTGAATCCTAGCCCTTGCATTTCCTCAGGTTGTTCATACGTAATTTCGCGTTCCAGCCTCGTCAGCTCACGCAGCACAAGTTATTCCAGGCTGAAATTCAGTACTGCAGTGGCCTAGTAAGGCCAGGTACTCTGCCATCATGGCCTCCACTTCTATATGGAGTGATACAATAGCAAAATCCTACTTACAGTACCCCTTCACCGAGGTCACAGAATCTTTAGGAGGCATCCTAATATAGGAAGCTTACATATACAGCCAGCTTATAACATAACAATATAACAGGTTTGCTACTTTCACACATGTGATATGAGAGAGGCTCAGAAGGCATTAAGATACCACTCCAaacattgtattaaaaaaatcctgacaTTTAAGCTTGTTTGCAGTATTTACTAGTCTTTTCATAAACAAAGGCCAAATGTAGTTGTGTAGGTCATCACAGCAGCCTGCTAGCCAGTTCTGGAAATGACCTTCTGAAGCAGCCATTACATATCTTCTCTTCTGAGTGTTTGGACTGGGACCATAGCTCTTTTAGCATTTTGCTGATGCAGACATACTATCGTTTATAATTATAACCGTTATCTTACCTTTTTGCAGGACAAGAGTGCATGCCACCCTCTTTTCCAAGACAAACATGCATTTATGCCTTGAGAAAAAGAACGCAGGTCTCCTCATACTATCGCAGAAAATAGCCTGCAAAAGATGATtcactaaaacaaaaaatgttttctcgTAGTCATTTAGACCAGAGTAGAGCTTCTTCCTTTCGCACAACCTATTCCTGCAGAGAAAAAGCATTAAATTCTCCTGTGGTAGTGATtcagctccactgaaatcagatttacgaaaaaataataaaaaatagtactCTGGATGACTCTTGGGTGCAAGAGAAAGATTCCAAATATTCGTATGTCCTGATGACTGGAAATCCTTTTCTCACAGCATTATTGTATGTGCCTGTCCTTGAAGAATTTAATTCCAGCCAATGCTCTATGAGCCTCAAGTTGGAAAAGCTAAACAAGTTTGATGAGTTTTGAATATGAAAAAAACACTTGCAGTATGGCTTTAGCAGCGATATATCTgagtataaaatatttctttttttttcctcagcaaagtTTCTGTTTGAGAAATACGCGTTCgctcagcaaaacaaaaacaacctttaAAGGTTGCTCTCTGTGGAAATCACTCCATGCCCCATTACCTGCTTGAGTGAAACCGGACCAAGAACCTCTTGTCATGGCAGCTTTTCTGCTGGGAGCTGTGTTGCTTATTGTTCAGCCTCACATAGTGCCTTCCAGACCGGCTGTGAATTCAAAGGCTGAGACCTCTTCTCAGTCTGTTCAGAGagagcttttaaagaaaacatctcAGAAAAATGACTTCAAGGAAAACATTCATTCTAATGGATCGCGCCAGCAGCTGCCACAGACTATCATTATTGGAGTGAGAAAAGGGGGAACGAGAGCTTTGTTAGAGATGCTGAGCCTCCATCCAGACATCGCGGCAGCAGAAAGTGAAGTTCACTTCTTTGACTGGGAAGATCATTACAGAAACGGATTGCAGTGGTATATTAATCAAATGCCATTCTCTTATCCCCATCAGATCACCGTGGAAAAAACTCCAGCATATTTCACATCACCGAAAGTGCCTGAAAGAGTTTATAACATGAACCAATCAATGCGATTACTTCTGATTTTAAGAGACCCAAGTGAGAGAGTTCTATCAGACTACACCCAAGTGTTTTATAACCACATGCAGAAGCACAAGCCGTATCCATCCATTGAGCAATTCCTGATTAAAGATGGTGAACTCAATGTGGACTACAAGGCAATAAACAGAAGCTTATATTACATTCACATGCAAAACTGGTTGAAGTATTTTCGTCTTGATCGCATCCATATTGTAGATGGGGATAAACTAATCAAAGATCCCTTTCCAGAAATAGAGAAGGTAGAGAGATTTTTGAAGTTATCGCCACAGATAAATGCTTCAAACTTTTACTTCAATAAAACCAAAGGCTTCTATTGCCTAAGGGACAGTGGTAGGGAACGTTGTTTACATGAGTCCAAAGGACGAGCGCACCCACAGGTAGATACCCGGTTACTCGAGAAACTGCATGAATATTTCCATGAGCCCAACAAGAAATTTTTTGAGCTTGTTGGCAGAACATTTGACTGGCACTCATTTGTGGCAAGTTAGTGGTAAGCTTCAGAACCTATGTTCCAATGTAcatttagaaattttaaaaagggcATTTAAGCtataatttatttgtaaaatccataaatatttctgtacagTATTAGATTCACAATTGCCATATATACTAGTTATATTTTTCTACTTGTtaaatttgaaagcattttgtattgtttttcatGGTTGTTAACATTGTGTATTATGTGTCTATATgaagaaactaaaatatttcactgCAAAAGATACTCTCTTGAGAATGTGTTGTCTTTTTAAGAAATAAGAGATTCATTTCAACAGAACCTTTCTGAATTATCTGAATATTTTGGTCTTTCTGGACTATTCTGGACTTTCTCCTCTGATTGCTAATGAATACACTAAACTTTAcatttccctttctcttgctTTAAATCATGTTGtttaataacttatttttatttgaaaatattgttgTGGTTAGCGAAAGTGTTCCATCCTgcttaaacaaaattatttcttgaTAAAAGTGGTACTTCTGATACATGCCGGGACATGCACATCCAAGGGACAACGGAATGCTCTGTAATAAGACATATTAAATGCTGCACTTACCTTCATATTTAATGTTATAGCAAGTGCTCCTGGAATTCTTTGGAAGTACAGTGCTAGTTTCATGGCAGATTTTTAAGATTCTGTGGGGACCAGCTCATAAAATCTACTACTAGTTGCAGAACTACAGCCAACCTGAAAACTTCCTGCAATCTCAGAAGGTATATATACTTCATAATGAAAGAAAGTGAGGTGAGAGAAAAATGTAAGCAATATGGGGACATTTTAAAGGTTGCTTATGACTGTTCCTAAATTTTATAGCACATATTTATGCTTTGCAACCACTGAAAACCAATACGTACACCAGAAAAATTACCTGGTCTAAACTCTAGTAAACAACAACTTCATTCTTATGTATATTAACACACCTGTACCCCATTTAAGGCTATTTCATATGAGCTAGGCAGCTGCTTCATGCTAATGAAAATTGCCCGTGGATTACTGTTCTATTGCTCTCCTTCCAAGAACCATAATTACAAATCTTGATTGCATTCCAGCCTTGTTTGTTGTGGAATTAACCTCAATTCCATGAATTCTTATGGTTTTCCATCTACAAAAAAATGGAAGTTAGTCATCAGTGCGTTCCATTAGAAACAACTACAACTCCCCTTGTCTACAGTAGGAGTTCTGATGTTTTGTTAGCCATCAGTTTCTGAGTTAGAGCTAATCCTTTCTCCAGACAAGGCTTTCTAGAGTACTGCCATTATGAATTCCTAATATTCAGTTTAAGATCTATAGTATACCCATTGAACATTCAGTGACAGCACTGTGTAAATTTGGACTTGCAACTGATTGTTACAATCCTTTACAAAATTTAAATATAgatgcagtaatttttttctggtgGGATGGTGCAAACTTGGGCACTGTGACAAGGTACTGTCTGGATGCAAATATCTCATATGACGCTGTTTGCATGAAAATTTGCAAATGCTGCCCCTCTCTCTCCCACTTCTTGTGCACCTGCCCAAGCTGGATTCAACCTCAGAGAGGTTGTTGGTGTTGTTTTATAAAGTAAACCTTTGATGAAAACCTACAATGAAATGGTATTGTactcaataaaatattttctgaattgcatctttcccttctcttttgttCATCAGTTGCTTCTTTGGAAGACCATAACTTAGGACTCAAACTCAGTTTAGACATTGGTTAATTGTTACTTAGGAATTCAACAGTAGCCTAATGGATTCATTGGTAAGTAATTGTTTGCTACTAGGTTGTTCCTTCATGGTTCATCACTGACCCAGAACTTATAACAAGGACACAGAATTCCTGGCAGCAAGAATATTGCATCTTTCATTAGacatataccaaaaaaaaagattacagtaTCAAAAAGTATCATGGTCCTATTAAAGTTTTAGAAAAGAGAACTTCAAGGAGTTCTGTGTAAGGTGGGACAGTATATTTTTCTCCACTCATTATTATCTCATTTCCCTGCTGATATTATCTTTGTAGGAACCATCTGGACCTAAGAGATTTCAGCCCAGAAGAAAGGTTTCCCACATTAGTATAGTCCCACCTTCACTATTCCCTCCTTACAATCCTAGACTGATCCTACAGTCACCAATTTTTtgctgggaaaaaggaaagatactgccaggcagcaaaaaagaaagggGGCATGCAGCACTCCGTCTGCATTTTTGCCTCCCCATTGCTAGTGCAGAGGGGACAATCAGGTACTACCTCTTCAGTCAAGGAGCCAGAGGAATACCAGAGGGCAGGGATGCATGAAGTTCACCTGCAGCAGGCCGTGCAGGATGGTGCATCACGTGGCACAAGCCTGGAACTGTGAATGCCATAACAATATTGATGCTTAATTTTGGTACTGTGAATGCTTTTAGATGTATAATGCTGCTTCATGTCAGTGACTTGCCTGTCACTAAGCAGGATGTCCCTGCATTTGGACTTGTCTTATGGGCTAGTCTCCGTAGAAAGGGGAGTAACAACCATCTGGGTAACTTACTGTCTTAGCGCTAGGACCTCATGGCATGTTCTCTGTGGGATCAGGAGGTGAAGTGGCTGGGGTCAAGGCAACCAGAAGAGAAGGAGTGAGCGAACTGCAGGAGGAAAGAGACTACAGGAGGCAATAAACAAGGACTATTTCTCCTCATCCTCAGAAGTCCTATGAAAGAATACAGCCTCATGTTTGGGGATACTTTGGAGACAGTACTGGATATTCGAGGCCTCTAGGACCTTGACATGCTCCTAGCTACAAGCTTTTCACACTGCAATCTGACCACTTCAGGGGACATCCTGAGACAAAAGTTCACAGGACTCATGCGCTACACCTCGAGTTCATAAGTGTCCCATAGACAGTATGTCATACCTACTGGGAACGCCTTGTGCAGGGATGGCAGGATTCTACAGTGCCTGAGCCTGGAGGGTGCACAGCTAGCTGTGTGGTTGCTACTTTGCGAAT
Encoded here:
- the HS3ST1 gene encoding heparan sulfate glucosamine 3-O-sulfotransferase 1 — its product is MAAFLLGAVLLIVQPHIVPSRPAVNSKAETSSQSVQRELLKKTSQKNDFKENIHSNGSRQQLPQTIIIGVRKGGTRALLEMLSLHPDIAAAESEVHFFDWEDHYRNGLQWYINQMPFSYPHQITVEKTPAYFTSPKVPERVYNMNQSMRLLLILRDPSERVLSDYTQVFYNHMQKHKPYPSIEQFLIKDGELNVDYKAINRSLYYIHMQNWLKYFRLDRIHIVDGDKLIKDPFPEIEKVERFLKLSPQINASNFYFNKTKGFYCLRDSGRERCLHESKGRAHPQVDTRLLEKLHEYFHEPNKKFFELVGRTFDWHSFVAS